A part of Paroedura picta isolate Pp20150507F chromosome 7, Ppicta_v3.0, whole genome shotgun sequence genomic DNA contains:
- the SMARCA2 gene encoding SWI/SNF-related matrix-associated actin-dependent regulator of chromatin subfamily A member 2 isoform X3 has protein sequence MKRLAARCFAGLLILSPLTVISDSRPADSGKAIEDGNLEEMEEEVRLKKRKRRRNVDKDSGKEDGEKAKKRRGRPPAEKLSPNPPKLTKQMNAIIDTVINYKDSSGRQLSEVFIQLPSRKEYPEYYELIRKPVDFKKIKERIRNHKYRSLSDLEKDVNLLCLNAQTFNLEGSQIYEDSIVLQSVFKSARQKLAKEDESEEESNEEEEDEEDESESESKSVKVKIKLNKKDDKNRDKGKGKKRQSRVKAKPVVSDDDTDEDQDENDQSEASASDDE, from the exons ATGAAGAGACTAGCAGCTCGCTGCTTTGCTGGCTTGTTAATTTTATCCCCACTAACTGTGATTTCCGATAGCCGGCCTGCTGATAGTGGTAAG GCAATTGAAGACGGCAATTtggaagaaatggaagaggaAGTGCGGCTTAAAAAGcggaaaaggagaagaaatgtGGACAAAGATTCAGGCAAAGAAGATGGAGAGAAGGCAAAAAAGAGGCGAGGAAGACCTCCAGCAGAGAAATTGTCTCCCAATCCTCCTAAGCTGACAAAACAAATGAATGCCATTATTGATACTGTGATCAATTACAAAGACAG TTCAGGACGACAGTTAAGCGAAGTCTTCATCCAGCTGCCTTCCAGAAAAGAATACCCAGAGTACTATGAGTTAATTAGGAAGCCAGtcgactttaaaaaaataaag GAAAGAATTCGTAATCATAAATATCGCAGTCTAAGTGACCTGGAGAAGGATGTCAATTTGTTGTGTCTCAATGCTCAGACTTTCAACTTGGAAGGATCACAG ATCTATGAGGATTCCATTGTTCTCCAGTCAGTGTTCAAAAGTGCACGGCAGAAGCTTGCCAAAGAAGATGAAAGTGAGGAAGAAagtaatgaggaggaggaagatgaggaagatGAGTCAGAGTCAGAAT CCAAATCTGTAAAAGTGAAAataaagctcaacaaaaaagaTGACAAAAATCGAGATAAAGGAAAAGGCAAGAAGCGCCAAAGCCGGGTAAAAGCCAAACCAGTTGTGAGTGATGATGACACTGATGAGGATCAAGATGAAAAT